The proteins below come from a single Chryseobacterium bernardetii genomic window:
- a CDS encoding DUF3667 domain-containing protein: MSHGKIREDKTCLNCGHQVEERFCPHCGQENTERRQPFYFLFTHFIEDFTHYDGQFWGTVKNLLFKPGKLTNTYLEGKRQKFVPPVKLYIFVSFITFFVFALFPMVNIGSSDKHNEKQGEKGLVKIMKPIETQKIIDSIKAKKILTEEDSLVIEKLKMVPDSDNVEKILDMDSTIDSGDGNYKTKKSYDSAKAKNPGFFDFVEKPIVHKFFELKEHGITKKELVANMTEKSFHNLPKALFIYLPLFAFFLWIFHSKKKWWYFDHGIFTLHYFSFLLLTVLLIFLLSKLAGLTDFWLINTILYLAISLLSLYSMTYFFIAHRRVYRAHGLVSIIVGMILFTINFFAFMFLLTGLALISFMMIH; encoded by the coding sequence ATGAGCCACGGAAAGATCCGAGAAGACAAAACCTGCCTGAATTGCGGGCATCAAGTAGAAGAAAGATTCTGTCCACATTGCGGACAGGAAAATACGGAACGCAGACAGCCTTTCTATTTCCTGTTCACCCACTTCATTGAAGATTTCACTCATTATGACGGGCAGTTCTGGGGAACTGTAAAAAATCTCTTATTTAAGCCTGGCAAGTTGACAAATACCTATCTTGAAGGGAAAAGACAGAAATTTGTACCTCCCGTAAAGCTTTATATTTTTGTCAGTTTTATCACATTTTTTGTATTTGCATTATTTCCTATGGTCAATATAGGGTCCAGCGACAAACATAATGAAAAGCAGGGTGAGAAAGGCCTTGTAAAAATTATGAAACCTATTGAAACACAAAAAATAATAGATAGTATAAAAGCTAAAAAAATATTGACCGAAGAGGATTCTCTTGTTATTGAAAAGCTAAAGATGGTTCCCGATTCTGACAATGTGGAAAAAATACTGGATATGGACAGCACAATAGATTCCGGTGATGGAAACTATAAAACAAAAAAGTCCTACGACTCAGCTAAGGCTAAAAACCCAGGATTCTTTGATTTTGTGGAAAAACCGATTGTTCATAAATTCTTTGAACTCAAAGAACATGGAATTACCAAAAAGGAACTAGTAGCTAATATGACAGAAAAATCATTTCATAACCTGCCTAAAGCTCTTTTCATTTACCTTCCTTTGTTTGCATTCTTCTTATGGATATTCCACAGTAAGAAAAAGTGGTGGTATTTTGACCATGGAATTTTCACTTTGCATTATTTCTCCTTCTTATTACTAACAGTCTTATTAATATTCCTGCTTTCAAAATTAGCCGGCCTCACAGACTTCTGGCTGATTAATACAATTTTATATTTAGCAATATCATTACTTTCATTATACAGTATGACTTATTTCTTTATTGCTCACCGACGCGTTTATCGTGCCCATGGCCTGGTAAGTATTATTGTTGGAATGATATTATTTACCATTAATTTCTTCGCATTCATGTTTTTACTTACAGGGCTCGCCCTGATAAGTTTTATGATGATTCATTAA
- a CDS encoding methylmalonyl-CoA mutase family protein, with translation METQKYTPTNKVRIVTAASLFDGHDAAINIMRRVIQGTGCEVIHLGHDKSAEEVVNTAIQEDANAIALTSYQGGHNEYFKYIYDLLREKNSPQIKIFGGGGGVILPEEIKDLMSYGIDRIYSPDDGRELGLQGMIDDLVHRSDFATGKDVTAKDLENISFENPSSIAQIISAVENFSDEKPELVKAIDEKSKELNIPIIGITGTGGAGKSSLTDELVRRFLRSNTNKKIAIISIDPSKKKTGGALLGDRIRMNAINDPRVYMRSMATRENNVSVSPFIHSALNVLKLAHPDVIILETSGIGQSGSEVSDFADVSMYVMTPEYGASTQLEKIDMLDYADLVALNKSDKRGALDALQAVRKQFQRNHLLWESPLEDMPVYATKASQFNDHGTTELYNRLVSKVNEKFTDLGLKTFVEQEITDEVTIIPPKRVRYLSEIVENNKQYDANVEKQAELARKMYHIEGVKNIISNEALDTEYQKAEKELQQENIDFLKTWDDTKKAFHAEFYSYFVRGKEIKVETSTESLSHLRIPKIALPKYNDWGDLIKWKGQENLPGSFPYTAGIYPFKRTGEDPTRMFAGEGGPERTNRRFHYVSAEMPAKRLSTAFDSVTLYGQDPALPPDIYGKIGNAGVSIATLDDAKKLYSGFDLVNALTSVSMTINGPAPMLLAFFMNAAIDQNVEKYIKENGLEAKVEAKLKEKFDDKGLERPKYNGELPPSNNGLGLQLLGLTGDEIIPADVYAEIKAKTIATVRGTVQADILKEDQAQNTCIFSTEFALRLMGDVQEYFIKEKVRNFYSVSISGYHIAEAGANPVSQLAFTLANGFTYVEYYLSRGMDINDFAPNLSFFFSNGIDPEYSVIGRVARRIWAKAMKLKYGADERSQMLKYHIQTSGRSLHAQEIDFNDIRTTLQALYAIYDNCNSLHTNAYDEAITTPTEQSVRRAMAIQLIINKELGLAKNENPLQGSFIIEELTDLVEEAVYAEFDRITERGGVLGAMETMYQRSKIQEESMHYEWLKHTGEYPIIGVNTFLGKDGSPTVLPGEVIRSTEEEKQAQIEALHNFQKANEGKSEEALKKLQHAAINQQNLFEVMIDAVKFCSLGQITNALFEVGGKYRRNM, from the coding sequence ATGGAAACCCAAAAATATACTCCAACCAACAAGGTAAGAATCGTAACAGCGGCGTCATTGTTTGACGGGCATGATGCTGCGATCAATATTATGCGTCGTGTCATCCAGGGAACCGGATGTGAAGTGATTCACTTAGGGCATGACAAATCAGCAGAGGAAGTTGTGAATACAGCAATCCAGGAAGATGCCAATGCGATTGCATTAACTTCATATCAGGGAGGTCACAATGAATATTTCAAATATATCTATGATCTTTTAAGAGAAAAAAACTCGCCACAAATCAAAATTTTTGGTGGCGGAGGCGGTGTTATCCTTCCGGAAGAGATCAAAGATCTGATGTCCTATGGAATTGACAGAATCTACTCGCCGGATGACGGACGTGAGCTTGGCCTTCAGGGAATGATTGATGACCTGGTGCACCGTTCCGACTTTGCTACCGGAAAAGATGTTACGGCTAAAGATTTAGAAAATATCAGCTTTGAAAATCCATCAAGCATTGCACAGATTATTTCTGCTGTTGAAAACTTTTCTGATGAAAAGCCAGAACTGGTAAAAGCAATTGATGAGAAATCAAAAGAATTAAATATCCCTATCATTGGTATTACAGGAACGGGAGGTGCCGGAAAATCATCTTTAACGGATGAGCTGGTAAGACGTTTCCTGCGTTCAAATACTAATAAAAAAATTGCGATCATCTCTATTGACCCTTCGAAGAAAAAAACAGGAGGAGCTCTTCTTGGAGACAGGATTCGTATGAATGCCATTAATGATCCAAGAGTTTATATGCGTTCAATGGCTACGAGAGAAAACAACGTTTCTGTTTCTCCATTCATTCATTCTGCATTAAATGTATTGAAACTGGCTCATCCGGATGTGATCATCCTTGAAACTTCAGGAATCGGGCAGTCTGGTTCAGAAGTTTCTGACTTTGCAGATGTTTCTATGTATGTAATGACTCCTGAATATGGAGCGTCTACTCAGTTGGAAAAAATCGACATGTTAGATTATGCTGATCTGGTGGCTTTAAATAAATCTGATAAACGTGGTGCTCTTGACGCGCTTCAGGCTGTAAGAAAACAGTTCCAGAGAAACCATCTTTTATGGGAAAGCCCATTGGAGGATATGCCTGTATATGCTACAAAAGCATCTCAGTTCAATGACCATGGAACCACAGAGCTTTATAACAGACTGGTTTCCAAAGTCAATGAAAAATTTACAGACTTAGGACTTAAAACTTTCGTTGAGCAGGAAATTACAGATGAAGTAACCATCATTCCTCCCAAAAGAGTACGTTACCTTTCTGAAATTGTTGAAAACAATAAACAGTATGACGCCAATGTTGAAAAGCAGGCCGAGCTTGCCAGAAAAATGTATCATATTGAAGGGGTAAAAAATATTATTTCCAATGAAGCTTTAGATACTGAATATCAAAAAGCTGAAAAGGAACTTCAGCAGGAGAATATTGACTTCCTGAAAACATGGGATGATACGAAGAAAGCTTTCCATGCAGAGTTTTATTCCTACTTTGTAAGAGGAAAAGAAATTAAGGTAGAGACTTCTACAGAATCTTTATCTCATTTAAGGATTCCAAAAATTGCCTTACCGAAATACAATGATTGGGGGGATCTGATTAAATGGAAAGGCCAGGAAAACCTTCCGGGAAGCTTCCCTTATACTGCCGGAATCTATCCGTTCAAAAGAACGGGTGAAGACCCAACAAGGATGTTCGCAGGAGAAGGTGGCCCGGAAAGAACCAACAGAAGATTCCATTATGTATCTGCAGAAATGCCGGCAAAACGACTGTCTACAGCTTTTGACTCTGTAACGCTATACGGGCAGGATCCTGCTTTACCACCGGATATCTATGGTAAGATCGGTAATGCGGGAGTTTCTATTGCTACGCTGGATGATGCTAAAAAACTATATTCAGGTTTTGATCTGGTAAATGCATTAACTTCAGTTTCAATGACGATCAACGGACCTGCTCCTATGCTTTTAGCTTTCTTTATGAATGCTGCCATTGACCAGAATGTTGAGAAATATATTAAAGAAAACGGATTAGAAGCTAAAGTTGAAGCTAAGCTTAAAGAAAAATTTGATGATAAAGGCTTGGAAAGACCGAAGTATAACGGTGAACTTCCGCCATCCAATAACGGATTGGGATTACAGCTTTTAGGATTAACAGGTGATGAAATTATCCCTGCTGATGTATATGCTGAAATTAAGGCAAAAACAATTGCTACTGTTCGTGGTACTGTTCAGGCTGATATTTTAAAGGAGGATCAGGCTCAGAATACCTGTATCTTCTCTACCGAATTTGCCCTGAGATTAATGGGTGATGTTCAGGAATACTTCATTAAGGAAAAAGTAAGAAACTTCTACTCTGTTTCCATTTCCGGTTATCACATTGCTGAAGCGGGTGCCAACCCGGTTTCTCAGCTTGCATTTACATTAGCAAACGGTTTCACTTATGTGGAATATTACCTGTCCAGAGGAATGGATATCAATGATTTTGCTCCGAACCTATCTTTCTTCTTCTCTAACGGTATTGACCCTGAATATTCAGTGATCGGGCGTGTGGCAAGAAGAATCTGGGCAAAAGCCATGAAATTGAAATATGGTGCAGATGAAAGAAGCCAGATGCTGAAATACCACATTCAGACATCAGGACGTTCTCTTCACGCTCAGGAAATTGATTTCAATGATATCAGAACTACGCTTCAGGCGCTTTACGCGATTTATGATAACTGTAATTCGCTTCACACGAATGCTTACGATGAAGCGATTACCACTCCTACAGAACAGTCTGTAAGAAGAGCAATGGCTATTCAGTTAATTATTAACAAAGAATTAGGGCTGGCTAAAAATGAAAACCCGCTTCAGGGATCTTTCATTATCGAAGAGCTGACTGATCTTGTGGAAGAGGCTGTTTATGCAGAATTTGACAGAATTACTGAAAGAGGCGGTGTATTGGGAGCTATGGAAACCATGTATCAGCGTTCTAAGATCCAGGAAGAATCCATGCATTACGAATGGCTGAAACATACTGGAGAATATCCGATCATCGGAGTAAATACTTTCCTTGGAAAAGACGGCTCTCCAACGGTGCTTCCAGGAGAGGTTATCCGTTCCACTGAAGAGGAAAAGCAGGCACAGATTGAAGCCCTTCACAACTTCCAGAAAGCCAACGAAGGAAAATCTGAAGAAGCTTTGAAAAAACTTCAGCATGCAGCCATCAACCAGCAGAACTTATTTGAAGTGATGATTGATGCGGTTAAATTCTGTTCTTTAGGACAGATCACCAATGCTTTATTTGAAGTGGGTGGTAAGTACAGAAGAAATATGTAA
- a CDS encoding M16 family metallopeptidase, protein MKNLLVGTAVLFFTGIATPLFSQKAEAPKFVSNTEGVKEYTLSNGMKVLLIPDASQSNMVVNIIYNVGSKHEGYGEKGMAHLLEHMLFKSTKKLGDIKKQLSDKGGDANGTTWYDRTNYYEIFPSSDENLKWALEMEADRMVNATILQSDLDKEFSVVRNEFEIGENNPGSVLMERIVSTAYLWHNYGNSTIGSKEDIERVKAPTLRKFYEKHYQPDNATLVVAGKFDEKQALNYISQYFSVIPRPSRVLDQTYTVEPAQDGERFVELKRSGDSKIVGALYHTAPYADKDYAALDALSEILTADPSGYLYKAMIDSHKAASVYSYQPTVRDAAFMYFGLEVPADKDVKAVENEFRTELDKVSTIKYTEQDVARAKAKILKQIENTKNNTINFAIGLTEIVGAGSYKLGMLYRDNVEKLTLADIQRVADKYFKTNNRTVGVFVPAKDEIRVKNIEYSDDQIATLTKDYKGKALEKEVAPFEASIKNLKANLSEGKLSNGMKYGVIKKEIKGGKVLGSFRFPVSNAKDLSGKSQIGALMAQVMKTGTKSHTKEQIQDMLDQWKSSISFSFKGQTLSANVSTYKEHLPKVMDLMKEILTESNFPEAELAKTVNEYNTYLEGSLNDPQALAFTEIGKITENYPKQSIYYTPSFKEQIEANKTIKRQELVDFYNTIIGSNNGVGTMIGDIDSKTASSLMENTFGKWNSKSNYEQIKPELFATKKEDKIYLTPDKENGAAVGKISFSMDRKSPDYPALLIANEMLGSGGFMTARIPMRLREKEGISYGAGSYMGVPADNNVASWGWYAFFNPTKKDAVNKALKEEVNKAVKEGFTEEEFKSNLTSWLTSRKTSLGNDSTLMGLVNSQLQYGIPLEDYDTLEAKVSALKVSQVNDVLKKYISEDKLTSVFAGDFNKK, encoded by the coding sequence ATGAAAAATCTATTGGTTGGGACAGCTGTCCTATTTTTTACAGGAATTGCAACGCCTTTATTTTCGCAGAAAGCCGAAGCTCCAAAATTTGTAAGTAATACAGAAGGGGTAAAGGAGTATACCTTGAGTAACGGAATGAAAGTCCTTTTAATTCCAGATGCCTCACAAAGTAATATGGTGGTGAACATCATTTACAATGTAGGCTCTAAGCATGAAGGATACGGAGAAAAAGGAATGGCCCACTTACTGGAACATATGTTATTTAAAAGTACTAAGAAATTAGGTGATATAAAAAAACAACTGTCTGATAAGGGAGGAGATGCCAATGGTACCACCTGGTACGACAGAACAAATTATTACGAAATTTTCCCTTCCAGTGATGAGAACCTGAAATGGGCTTTAGAAATGGAAGCTGACAGAATGGTTAATGCTACAATTCTTCAGTCTGACCTGGATAAAGAATTCTCTGTAGTAAGAAATGAATTTGAAATTGGGGAAAATAACCCTGGTTCGGTTCTGATGGAGCGTATAGTATCCACTGCTTATTTATGGCATAACTATGGGAACAGTACCATCGGAAGTAAAGAAGATATTGAAAGAGTAAAAGCCCCAACCCTTAGAAAATTCTATGAGAAACATTATCAGCCAGACAATGCAACCCTTGTTGTAGCAGGGAAGTTTGATGAAAAACAGGCCTTAAATTATATTTCCCAGTATTTCTCAGTAATTCCGAGACCTTCAAGAGTTTTGGATCAAACCTATACTGTTGAACCAGCCCAGGATGGAGAACGTTTTGTAGAGTTGAAACGTTCAGGAGACAGTAAAATTGTAGGCGCATTATACCACACGGCACCTTATGCAGATAAAGACTATGCAGCATTAGATGCATTATCGGAAATTTTAACGGCAGATCCTTCAGGATACCTATATAAAGCTATGATTGATTCTCATAAAGCAGCTTCCGTTTATTCTTATCAGCCAACAGTGAGAGACGCTGCCTTCATGTACTTCGGTTTGGAAGTTCCTGCAGATAAGGATGTAAAAGCGGTAGAAAATGAATTCAGAACGGAGCTGGATAAAGTTTCAACCATCAAGTATACGGAACAGGATGTTGCAAGAGCCAAAGCTAAAATTTTAAAGCAAATTGAAAATACAAAAAATAATACGATCAATTTTGCAATCGGGCTTACTGAGATTGTAGGTGCTGGAAGTTATAAATTAGGAATGTTATATCGTGATAATGTTGAAAAGCTTACTTTGGCCGATATTCAGAGAGTTGCTGATAAATACTTTAAAACGAACAACAGGACGGTAGGTGTATTCGTACCTGCTAAAGATGAAATAAGAGTTAAGAATATTGAGTATTCTGATGACCAGATTGCAACGCTAACAAAAGATTATAAAGGAAAGGCTTTAGAAAAAGAAGTGGCTCCATTTGAAGCAAGCATTAAAAACCTGAAAGCTAACCTTTCTGAAGGGAAATTAAGCAACGGGATGAAGTATGGCGTTATCAAAAAAGAAATTAAAGGAGGGAAAGTATTAGGCAGCTTCCGCTTCCCTGTAAGTAATGCTAAAGACTTAAGTGGAAAATCCCAGATAGGAGCTTTAATGGCGCAGGTAATGAAAACCGGTACTAAATCCCATACGAAGGAGCAGATTCAGGATATGCTGGACCAGTGGAAATCTTCCATTAGTTTTTCATTCAAAGGGCAAACATTATCAGCTAATGTAAGTACATACAAAGAGCATTTGCCGAAAGTAATGGATCTGATGAAAGAAATCCTTACAGAATCTAATTTCCCTGAAGCAGAATTAGCAAAAACCGTTAATGAATACAATACGTATTTGGAAGGCTCTTTAAATGATCCGCAGGCATTGGCATTTACAGAAATTGGAAAAATTACAGAAAACTATCCTAAACAAAGTATTTATTATACTCCATCATTCAAAGAGCAGATTGAGGCTAATAAAACAATCAAAAGACAGGAGCTTGTAGATTTTTACAATACGATTATAGGAAGTAATAACGGAGTAGGAACCATGATTGGAGATATAGACTCTAAAACAGCGTCTTCTTTAATGGAAAATACATTTGGAAAATGGAACTCAAAATCTAACTATGAACAGATCAAGCCTGAGCTTTTTGCAACCAAAAAAGAAGATAAGATCTATTTAACTCCGGATAAAGAAAACGGAGCTGCTGTTGGAAAAATCAGCTTCTCTATGGACAGAAAGAGCCCGGATTATCCAGCATTGCTGATTGCTAATGAAATGTTAGGCAGCGGTGGCTTTATGACCGCAAGAATTCCTATGAGACTTCGTGAAAAAGAAGGGATCAGCTATGGCGCAGGCTCATATATGGGTGTGCCGGCAGATAATAATGTAGCATCTTGGGGTTGGTATGCATTCTTTAATCCAACAAAAAAAGATGCAGTAAACAAAGCGCTGAAAGAAGAAGTAAACAAAGCTGTAAAAGAAGGATTTACTGAAGAAGAATTTAAATCTAATCTGACTTCGTGGTTAACTTCAAGAAAAACAAGCTTAGGAAATGACAGTACTCTGATGGGGCTTGTAAACTCTCAGCTTCAGTATGGTATTCCGTTGGAAGACTATGATACACTTGAAGCAAAAGTTTCAGCCTTAAAGGTAAGCCAGGTAAATGATGTTCTTAAGAAATATATAAGTGAAGATAAACTTACTTCTGTTTTCGCAGGAGATTTCAACAAGAAATAA
- a CDS encoding Dph6-related ATP pyrophosphatase, with amino-acid sequence MKPKALFNWSSGKDSALALYKILQDDEYEVKTLLTSINKEFQRISMHGVHVLLLERQASHLGIPLTKMELPKEPSMEEYQRIMNTTMNEIQAQGITHSIFGDIFLEDLRQYREKQLNTIGIQAVFPLWKQNTSDLIREFLKLGFKTIVTCVNGMYLDKSFAGRVIDQQFLDDLPKNVDPCGENGEFHTFTFDGPIFKNPVQFEIGETVKKTYPKPKSNPEDRDEEYVFWFCDLLPT; translated from the coding sequence ATGAAGCCTAAAGCCTTATTCAACTGGAGCAGCGGAAAAGATTCTGCATTGGCTCTTTACAAAATTTTACAGGATGATGAATATGAAGTAAAAACTTTATTAACCAGTATTAATAAAGAGTTTCAAAGGATTTCCATGCATGGTGTTCATGTTCTTCTTTTGGAACGGCAAGCTTCTCATCTTGGTATTCCTCTGACAAAAATGGAGCTTCCAAAAGAACCTTCTATGGAGGAATATCAGAGGATCATGAATACCACAATGAATGAAATACAGGCCCAAGGTATTACCCATTCTATTTTCGGGGATATTTTTCTTGAGGATCTTCGCCAATACAGAGAAAAACAATTAAACACCATCGGTATACAAGCTGTATTCCCTCTTTGGAAACAAAATACTTCTGACCTCATCCGCGAATTTCTGAAATTGGGATTCAAAACAATTGTAACCTGTGTGAACGGAATGTATCTGGACAAAAGCTTTGCCGGAAGAGTCATTGATCAGCAGTTTCTGGATGACCTTCCTAAAAATGTAGATCCCTGTGGAGAAAATGGAGAATTCCATACCTTTACGTTTGACGGGCCTATTTTTAAAAACCCTGTTCAGTTTGAAATCGGAGAAACGGTGAAAAAAACTTATCCCAAGCCGAAATCTAATCCGGAAGACCGGGATGAAGAGTATGTTTTCTGGTTCTGTGACCTGCTCCCTACATAA
- a CDS encoding pyridoxal phosphate-dependent decarboxylase family protein, with amino-acid sequence MKEHLKNDSVNISHLLDIIKKQGTEYLNALADRPTSINNPFVPEPVNLPEYGHGTEETIKIFNERFEPIMVGASGPRYLGFVTGGSTPASIAGDWLTTIYDQNPKSGKGQGDISANVEFEAIKLILELLELPDSFLGGFVTGATMSNFTCLAVGRQWLGKEKGRDIAKEGIYETIKVLTATPHSSSIKSLSLLGMGSNNIIKIKTDGNDREAISIKDLKEQITTLDNEPFILISSGGTVNTVDFDDFTEIKKLKEQYNFWWHIDAAFGGFAACSEHYKHLVEGWEYADSITIDCHKWLNVPYESALFLVKEQYKVLQVETFQNSNAPYLGDPLDNFSYLNFLPENSRRLKALPAWFSLMAYGKEGYRDIVENNVSLARNFGRLIENSNDFKLLAPVRLNTVCFTLKDDTKQDEVGKFLEILNNTGKVFMTPTFYNQHNGIRAAFVNWKTNETDVQLIFDMMNSTIEQLK; translated from the coding sequence ATGAAAGAGCATTTGAAAAATGATTCAGTGAACATCAGCCATCTATTGGACATTATAAAAAAGCAGGGAACAGAATATCTGAATGCTCTCGCGGACAGACCTACCTCTATCAATAATCCTTTTGTACCGGAACCTGTAAATCTTCCCGAATATGGCCATGGAACTGAAGAAACCATTAAAATATTTAATGAAAGGTTTGAACCTATCATGGTAGGGGCTTCAGGTCCAAGATATCTGGGATTTGTAACCGGAGGTTCTACCCCGGCATCTATTGCAGGAGATTGGCTGACTACTATTTATGATCAGAATCCCAAGTCTGGAAAAGGGCAGGGAGATATTTCTGCTAATGTAGAATTTGAGGCTATTAAGCTTATTTTGGAACTCCTGGAACTTCCGGATAGTTTTCTTGGTGGTTTCGTTACTGGGGCTACAATGTCAAATTTCACCTGCCTCGCAGTGGGCCGCCAATGGTTAGGGAAAGAAAAAGGCCGCGATATTGCCAAAGAAGGTATTTATGAAACAATTAAAGTACTTACTGCAACACCTCATTCATCTTCTATAAAGTCATTGTCACTTTTAGGAATGGGAAGCAATAATATTATAAAGATTAAAACGGACGGCAATGACCGTGAGGCTATTTCTATTAAAGATCTGAAAGAACAGATCACCACACTGGATAATGAACCATTTATACTAATTTCCAGCGGGGGAACTGTAAATACCGTTGATTTTGATGATTTCACAGAGATCAAAAAACTAAAGGAACAATATAATTTCTGGTGGCATATTGATGCTGCATTTGGTGGTTTTGCTGCCTGCTCAGAACATTATAAACACCTTGTTGAAGGTTGGGAATATGCAGACAGTATTACCATAGACTGCCATAAGTGGCTGAACGTTCCTTATGAAAGTGCTTTATTTCTGGTAAAAGAACAATATAAAGTTTTACAGGTAGAAACTTTCCAAAACTCCAATGCACCTTACTTAGGTGATCCTTTGGATAACTTCAGTTATTTAAATTTTCTTCCTGAGAATTCAAGACGACTGAAAGCTCTTCCTGCATGGTTTTCCTTAATGGCTTATGGAAAAGAAGGATATAGAGATATTGTTGAAAATAATGTTTCTTTGGCCAGAAATTTCGGAAGGCTTATTGAAAACAGCAATGATTTTAAACTCTTAGCCCCTGTGCGTCTTAATACGGTATGTTTTACTTTAAAAGATGATACAAAACAGGATGAGGTAGGGAAATTCCTTGAAATATTGAATAATACCGGGAAAGTTTTCATGACTCCTACATTTTATAATCAGCATAATGGAATCCGGGCAGCTTTTGTTAACTGGAAAACAAATGAGACAGATGTTCAGCTGATATTTGATATGATGAACAGCACTATCGAACAGTTAAAATAA
- a CDS encoding serine hydrolase domain-containing protein yields MIKNLMFLLLFCFLLSCKTEKTIPPVDKKAIIDSTITAFQKTLLEQQIDSVFKKYHFNGSIAVFKDSLPLYRKENGCSDFKRKAKIDSNTVFAIGSVSKQFTAVMILLQVEQGKLNVTDKVSKYLKEFQIKEYENITIHQLLNHTSGLNMMGGKLMFKSGSDFFYSNNGFNALGKIVEAVSGKSYDDNALELFKKAGMTQSSTGNAFKGNNFASAYLGNSNKFEEVPNMPKRLSGKEIGAPAGGILSTIQDLHTWNNALYGGKILKPETLKLFMAKSAERHHAIFGKMGYAYGIMLNIGKPNSYFHSGYVKGSPSLNIYYPETKTSVIILSNIADEEKGKGLVFKPHIEVKKITDHLENTLHQLRSGH; encoded by the coding sequence GTGATCAAAAATTTAATGTTCCTTCTTCTGTTTTGTTTTCTATTGTCATGTAAAACGGAAAAAACAATACCTCCTGTTGATAAAAAGGCAATTATTGACTCTACTATCACTGCATTTCAGAAAACACTTCTTGAACAGCAGATTGATTCTGTCTTCAAAAAATACCATTTTAATGGCAGTATTGCTGTTTTTAAAGATTCTCTTCCTCTTTACAGAAAGGAAAACGGATGTTCAGACTTTAAGAGAAAAGCTAAAATTGACAGCAATACCGTTTTTGCAATAGGCTCTGTAAGCAAGCAATTCACGGCCGTTATGATTTTACTTCAGGTGGAACAGGGAAAATTAAATGTTACGGATAAAGTTTCTAAGTATTTAAAAGAATTCCAGATCAAAGAATATGAAAATATTACCATACATCAGCTTCTGAACCATACTTCAGGACTGAATATGATGGGTGGAAAACTGATGTTTAAAAGCGGGTCAGATTTCTTCTACTCTAATAATGGATTTAATGCATTGGGTAAAATAGTAGAAGCTGTCTCCGGGAAGTCCTATGATGATAATGCTTTAGAACTTTTCAAGAAGGCAGGTATGACCCAGTCCTCAACCGGAAATGCTTTTAAAGGCAATAATTTTGCATCAGCTTATCTGGGAAATTCAAATAAGTTCGAGGAAGTTCCCAATATGCCTAAAAGATTAAGCGGGAAAGAAATAGGGGCTCCCGCAGGCGGAATTCTTTCAACCATTCAGGATCTTCATACTTGGAATAATGCATTATATGGCGGAAAAATCCTAAAACCTGAAACGCTGAAACTCTTCATGGCGAAAAGTGCGGAAAGACACCATGCTATCTTTGGAAAAATGGGCTATGCCTACGGAATTATGCTGAACATTGGCAAACCCAATTCTTATTTTCACAGCGGTTATGTAAAAGGTTCCCCTTCCCTCAATATTTATTATCCTGAAACGAAAACTTCTGTTATTATTCTTTCTAATATTGCAGATGAAGAAAAAGGAAAAGGGTTAGTCTTCAAGCCCCATATTGAAGTAAAAAAAATTACGGATCATCTTGAAAATACGCTTCATCAGCTTAGATCAGGACATTAG
- a CDS encoding 2'-5' RNA ligase family protein has product MKKMYFIAIYPPEEIIEEIKAFKRDMAVSYGNSKALKNEAHITLFPPFSRELELEEDIHIAFQKIDTQITPFEIELNGFGSFPNPRNPVIFVHPENNIHLTDLYNRVKQHSTFQNILLLLI; this is encoded by the coding sequence ATGAAAAAGATGTACTTCATTGCCATTTATCCGCCTGAGGAAATCATTGAGGAGATCAAGGCTTTCAAGAGAGATATGGCAGTTTCCTACGGAAATTCCAAAGCCTTAAAAAATGAAGCTCATATTACTCTTTTCCCTCCTTTTTCCAGAGAACTGGAATTAGAAGAAGATATTCACATCGCTTTTCAAAAAATTGATACCCAAATTACACCATTTGAAATTGAATTAAATGGCTTTGGGAGTTTCCCTAATCCCAGAAATCCTGTGATCTTTGTACACCCTGAAAATAATATTCACTTAACAGATCTTTACAATAGGGTAAAACAACATTCAACTTTTCAAAATATTCTTTTACTCCTCATATGA